Proteins from a genomic interval of Sphingobacterium sp. SYP-B4668:
- a CDS encoding GumC family protein, giving the protein MRSIITGTSSGSEQGKTINILDILKYLLFHWKWFVLSILCFSALYYYQYAKAPFVYSSFETVMIKTPMNTPTTARLNRATTSFNSVSVASEILQLKTKELMRETVRRIDGLTSYSMTKGLRNVELYKSSPIQIRLSNDNATQQFEVKVVPVDKQTVMLTWDGRDNKATEAKLNTEVSTPIGKLTVVSTIHYKEDYYGKEITARRGNLESLVSYFMGNLKITQMEQDASLLRIEIDDRNPQRGADLITEMVNVYNEMSLDSKSQIAKNTASFIEDRLSIIQSELAEVETDIEQLRRNNQGVNVDVAGEMYLTDSRQFQTERTKIETDLKLAQMMQQHLNSSNKQGELIPNNTGLVDVNVESQIEAYNTMLLRKNRLIEGSSTSNPVVRDLDASLTSMRNNIDRAVENALGGLEVKVRNARREEGVARGKAMQMPQKQRIMLSVERQQKVKEELYLYLLNKREENALNQAMTDDNIRVIDPASVDYSPKYPSKVRKVITGAGIGGVLPAIVLLLILMLDTEVRSKKDIEDTITAPFLGEIPLSKENKNNTTAIGVNRIGRDPLTETFRILRTNIGLMSREGKPPKVVTLTSFAAGVGKTFSSINLSATLSFLDKKVVVVDLDLRKGTLSARLGLSHQRGSTQYLADENITLDDILHPVTDFDNLHCVPIGMVAPNPVELLLSKRLDNLIRELKERYDYVIVDGVPVGIVADANIVDRISDMTIFVVRAGKMDRRQLPEIEKIYRDRKLTNLAVLLNGVTLNRSGYGYGGYGYSYGGYGYGEEPKKNIFTRWFYAR; this is encoded by the coding sequence ATGCGTAGTATTATAACCGGAACAAGCTCTGGTTCTGAGCAAGGAAAGACCATAAACATACTAGATATCCTAAAATATCTTTTATTTCACTGGAAATGGTTTGTGCTTTCTATACTGTGTTTTTCAGCTTTATATTATTATCAGTATGCAAAAGCACCATTTGTATACAGTAGTTTCGAAACGGTGATGATCAAGACGCCGATGAACACCCCGACTACTGCACGTCTTAATAGAGCTACTACATCGTTTAATTCTGTTAGCGTAGCTTCTGAAATATTACAACTGAAGACTAAGGAGTTGATGCGGGAAACAGTCCGGCGAATTGATGGACTGACAAGCTACTCCATGACCAAGGGTTTACGAAACGTTGAGCTATACAAGAGTAGTCCCATTCAAATACGACTTTCGAACGACAATGCCACACAACAGTTTGAAGTGAAGGTTGTGCCTGTTGATAAACAGACCGTAATGCTGACATGGGACGGGAGGGATAATAAGGCAACGGAAGCTAAGTTGAATACTGAAGTGAGTACACCGATAGGGAAACTTACTGTAGTGTCGACGATTCATTACAAGGAAGATTATTACGGTAAGGAAATTACAGCACGTCGGGGTAATCTTGAATCGCTGGTATCATACTTTATGGGAAATTTAAAGATTACCCAAATGGAGCAGGATGCGTCGTTATTGAGGATCGAAATCGATGACCGAAATCCGCAGAGAGGTGCAGACTTGATTACGGAGATGGTCAATGTATATAATGAGATGTCTTTGGATAGCAAAAGTCAAATTGCAAAAAATACAGCTTCTTTTATTGAAGATAGGTTAAGTATTATCCAAAGCGAATTGGCAGAAGTCGAAACCGATATAGAGCAGCTAAGAAGAAATAATCAAGGTGTAAATGTTGATGTTGCCGGAGAGATGTATCTCACTGATAGTCGACAATTTCAGACCGAACGGACGAAGATCGAAACGGATTTGAAGTTGGCCCAAATGATGCAACAACATCTTAATAGTAGTAACAAACAAGGAGAACTGATTCCGAATAATACAGGGCTGGTAGATGTAAACGTGGAGTCTCAAATTGAAGCTTACAATACTATGTTGTTACGGAAAAATAGGCTCATAGAGGGGAGTAGTACATCAAATCCTGTCGTTAGAGATTTAGATGCCTCCCTTACTTCTATGCGTAATAACATAGACCGGGCAGTCGAAAATGCATTAGGTGGATTAGAAGTCAAGGTGCGAAATGCACGGCGTGAAGAGGGGGTTGCAAGAGGAAAGGCTATGCAGATGCCACAGAAACAGCGGATTATGCTTTCTGTAGAGCGTCAGCAGAAAGTGAAAGAAGAGCTCTATTTATATCTATTAAATAAGCGAGAGGAAAATGCGTTAAACCAAGCGATGACTGATGATAATATACGTGTCATCGATCCAGCTTCCGTAGACTATTCTCCAAAATATCCGAGTAAGGTACGTAAAGTCATTACAGGAGCCGGGATTGGGGGGGTATTGCCAGCAATTGTACTGCTATTGATACTTATGTTGGATACAGAGGTACGTAGTAAAAAAGATATTGAAGATACAATCACGGCTCCTTTTCTTGGGGAAATACCACTCTCAAAGGAAAATAAAAATAATACCACTGCTATCGGAGTCAACAGGATAGGTAGAGATCCGTTGACAGAGACGTTCCGTATATTAAGGACCAACATTGGATTGATGAGTAGAGAGGGGAAGCCGCCCAAGGTGGTTACGTTAACTTCATTTGCAGCAGGTGTTGGAAAAACATTCTCATCCATTAATCTTTCGGCGACACTTTCATTTTTAGATAAAAAAGTAGTGGTTGTTGACTTAGATCTCCGCAAGGGGACTTTGAGCGCTCGTTTAGGTTTGTCACACCAACGAGGAAGTACACAGTATCTTGCAGATGAAAATATAACGTTGGACGATATCTTGCATCCGGTGACAGACTTTGATAACCTGCATTGTGTCCCTATTGGTATGGTAGCTCCTAATCCTGTAGAGCTATTATTAAGTAAGCGATTGGATAATTTGATTCGTGAATTAAAGGAGCGGTACGATTATGTAATCGTAGACGGAGTACCGGTTGGAATCGTGGCTGACGCTAATATTGTTGATAGAATTTCAGATATGACAATATTTGTCGTGCGAGCAGGGAAAATGGATAGACGACAATTGCCGGAAATCGAAAAAATCTATAGAGACCGTAAACTTACTAATCTTGCTGTTTTACTTAATGGAGTGACATTAAACAGGTCAGGCTACGGTTACGGTGGCTATGGCTACAGTTATGGAGGCTACGGCTACGGCGAAGAACCGAAGAAGAATATTTTTACCCGCTGGTTCTATGCTCGCTAA
- a CDS encoding polysaccharide biosynthesis/export family protein, giving the protein MKTKISIILCCAGLMLLNACVVAKKTVYVKDMSTESLQPIKENPELNIQKGDRLNILVTAKDPELSVPFNAGSYVIGADGKMLTNDDKMSGQNYLVDQQGNIQFPILGALNVEKLTLDQIQNLIKNRLIADKLISDPIVKANILNFKIIVSGAVRQEVVLEVPDGKISILEAIAKAGGLGVNAAADRVTVIREENGMRSRIINNIESQTLFDSPVYHLKQNDVVYVEPKTAENTPREERKWRYIGTVLGSLTLILSVINLTK; this is encoded by the coding sequence GTGAAAACAAAAATATCAATAATACTATGTTGTGCTGGATTGATGCTGCTCAATGCATGTGTCGTAGCAAAAAAGACGGTCTATGTAAAGGATATGTCTACAGAATCTTTGCAGCCAATTAAAGAAAATCCAGAGTTGAATATCCAGAAAGGAGACAGACTGAATATTTTGGTAACAGCTAAAGATCCTGAGCTTTCAGTCCCATTTAATGCCGGAAGTTACGTAATAGGTGCTGATGGTAAAATGTTAACGAATGATGATAAAATGAGTGGTCAAAATTACTTAGTAGACCAGCAAGGCAATATTCAGTTTCCCATTCTGGGTGCACTCAACGTCGAAAAGCTAACCTTAGATCAAATCCAAAACTTGATAAAAAATCGGTTAATAGCAGATAAACTTATCAGTGACCCTATCGTAAAAGCAAATATCTTGAATTTTAAAATTATTGTATCCGGTGCAGTACGTCAAGAAGTTGTTTTAGAGGTGCCAGACGGAAAGATTTCAATTTTAGAAGCAATTGCTAAAGCCGGCGGACTGGGCGTTAATGCTGCAGCGGATCGAGTCACTGTCATTCGGGAAGAAAATGGGATGCGATCACGCATCATTAACAATATTGAATCCCAAACACTATTTGACTCGCCAGTGTATCATCTTAAACAAAATGATGTGGTGTATGTGGAACCTAAAACCGCAGAAAATACACCTCGTGAAGAACGGAAATGGCGTTATATAGGGACGGTATTGGGATCGCTCACCCTTATTCTTTCAGTTATAAATCTTACAAAATAA
- a CDS encoding ABC transporter ATP-binding protein: MVTELSYQMKWAWSITERQRGKLVLYMLIEVLSIGLSISFVYWTKQTIDFAIAGSKQQIILAMCWTTLSIVLSLLCGLMASWLNGRTVIDLFAKLQNRLLKKQMNIIWSERNKLATGDLMVRFSSDCQEVVQTVGNIFPNFLLTGIRLLACSVFLWTMDPMLAIVLLAMLPLFILSKMYYRRLRRINDALKSAESTFGHILYENLRLRMSIRGLGLQTLRHRKANDAQNDLLTLKVQLLGFSKLSQGALQLVVNLGFLITFGWGIYRLHTQEISFGTMTAFLQLVGRIQSPLVSLMGFAPTFIRFRTTANRLIEMDNAAIETEVEQEPMVKIEKLEVENLQFSYDALPVFQNLNLTVSKGEPLAIMGGSGIGKTTLIRLLLALVYPKKGNIVLFTDNGVKRLQSQHRVNVGYVPQGEKLFSGTIRQNLQVNPIEADDNEMREALICACAEFVYELPDGIDTYIGEGGHGLSEGQVQRLAVARMLMRDSGIWLLDEITSGLDVETGKILVNRLLMRGKDKLILFVTHDSYVAEQCSKAIFI; this comes from the coding sequence ATGGTTACAGAATTGTCATATCAAATGAAATGGGCTTGGTCGATAACAGAACGTCAGCGTGGTAAGCTAGTACTTTATATGCTGATTGAAGTTTTGTCCATCGGTTTGTCCATATCCTTTGTCTACTGGACAAAGCAGACCATTGATTTTGCAATTGCAGGAAGCAAACAACAGATCATTTTAGCCATGTGTTGGACTACATTGTCTATTGTCCTATCCTTATTATGTGGGCTAATGGCAAGTTGGCTGAACGGACGAACCGTGATTGATCTATTTGCGAAATTGCAAAATAGGTTGTTAAAAAAGCAGATGAATATTATTTGGTCAGAGCGGAATAAATTAGCTACAGGAGATTTGATGGTTCGTTTCAGTAGCGACTGTCAAGAAGTAGTTCAGACTGTCGGAAACATATTTCCTAATTTTTTATTGACTGGGATTCGATTGTTAGCATGTAGCGTCTTTTTATGGACCATGGACCCCATGTTAGCTATTGTTTTATTAGCTATGCTTCCTTTGTTTATTCTTTCAAAGATGTACTATAGGAGATTAAGGCGAATAAATGATGCTTTAAAGTCTGCTGAAAGTACTTTTGGACATATCTTATACGAAAATCTGAGGTTAAGAATGTCGATTCGAGGACTAGGTTTACAAACGTTAAGACATCGTAAAGCAAATGACGCACAAAATGATCTATTAACATTAAAGGTGCAATTGCTTGGCTTCTCCAAATTGTCACAGGGCGCATTGCAACTTGTTGTCAACTTAGGTTTTTTGATCACGTTTGGCTGGGGAATCTATCGTTTACATACACAAGAAATTTCATTCGGAACTATGACCGCCTTCTTACAATTAGTCGGACGTATACAAAGCCCGTTGGTATCATTGATGGGATTTGCTCCTACTTTTATTCGCTTTAGAACAACAGCTAACAGGTTGATTGAAATGGATAACGCGGCCATTGAAACAGAAGTAGAGCAAGAGCCGATGGTCAAAATTGAAAAATTAGAAGTAGAAAATCTGCAATTCAGTTACGATGCGTTACCGGTTTTTCAAAATCTTAATCTTACTGTATCAAAGGGTGAGCCCCTGGCGATTATGGGGGGAAGCGGAATTGGAAAAACAACATTGATTCGGCTTTTATTGGCCCTAGTATATCCAAAAAAGGGAAACATTGTATTGTTTACAGATAATGGTGTTAAACGGTTGCAGTCCCAGCATAGGGTGAATGTCGGATATGTGCCACAAGGAGAAAAACTTTTTAGTGGTACGATACGCCAAAATCTACAGGTCAATCCAATCGAAGCTGATGATAATGAGATGAGAGAAGCATTGATTTGTGCCTGTGCAGAGTTTGTCTACGAATTGCCTGATGGAATCGATACTTATATTGGGGAAGGAGGCCATGGCTTATCTGAAGGCCAAGTACAAAGACTTGCAGTGGCACGGATGCTCATGCGTGATAGTGGCATTTGGCTGCTGGACGAGATTACGTCTGGTCTAGATGTTGAAACAGGTAAAATTTTGGTTAATAGGTTGTTAATGCGTGGAAAAGATAAGTTAATTCTTTTCGTCACACACGATAGTTATGTGGCAGAACAGTGTAGCAAAGCAATTTTTATTTAA
- a CDS encoding nucleotidyltransferase family protein, whose product MLGKREVRAFFTLLRTGLWRHPIDQLDCFPLSDLEWKRIYSHAIRHTVEGVLFDAVQTLDNEILPPKSMLRVWVVRVEKIAQRNARMDEVIKDQVQFFHQYNLSPVLLKGRGVATTYPNPKRRSCGDIDWCFEDYQDYEKATESLEKIGIRIHRSAGYSVNFLWKGFETDQHQRQFDISNPFLKRCLQDLEKEYATSEQIMFIDEVPVRLSAPILQSIQVNIHILKHLLSFGIGLRQLCDAARIYYTYSQNMDGVRLRKTYRKLGVLNWINTLHQILVEYIGLPVEELPFANADSKRATSVMEDIWQSGNFGFTTDDVNNMKQQQPVKREASTTAIIKRLITYLPYAPMEAISFPFLQLYSRWFH is encoded by the coding sequence ATGTTAGGGAAAAGAGAGGTTCGAGCCTTTTTTACATTGTTGCGAACAGGATTGTGGAGGCATCCAATAGATCAGTTAGACTGTTTCCCATTATCCGATCTTGAATGGAAGAGGATATATAGCCATGCTATCCGGCATACTGTAGAAGGTGTGCTATTTGACGCCGTACAAACATTAGATAACGAGATTTTGCCGCCTAAATCAATGTTAAGAGTATGGGTAGTCCGTGTGGAAAAAATAGCACAAAGGAACGCTCGGATGGACGAGGTTATCAAAGACCAAGTCCAATTCTTTCACCAATATAATCTAAGCCCTGTTCTACTAAAAGGACGAGGGGTTGCAACTACTTATCCTAACCCAAAGCGACGTAGTTGTGGAGATATCGATTGGTGTTTTGAAGATTATCAGGATTATGAAAAGGCAACTGAGAGTTTGGAAAAGATAGGAATAAGGATACACCGTTCTGCAGGATATAGTGTAAACTTCTTATGGAAGGGCTTTGAGACGGATCAACACCAGAGACAATTTGATATTTCTAATCCCTTTTTAAAGAGGTGTTTACAAGATTTAGAAAAGGAGTATGCCACTTCCGAACAAATCATGTTCATTGATGAAGTTCCTGTCCGTCTTTCAGCACCCATTCTGCAATCTATCCAGGTCAATATTCACATCCTTAAGCATTTGCTTTCTTTTGGAATAGGACTTCGACAGTTGTGTGATGCCGCACGGATATACTATACTTACTCCCAAAATATGGATGGGGTACGGTTAAGGAAAACTTATCGGAAGTTAGGCGTGTTGAATTGGATCAATACATTGCACCAGATTTTGGTTGAATATATAGGACTTCCAGTAGAGGAATTGCCATTTGCAAACGCAGATTCTAAGCGTGCAACATCAGTCATGGAAGATATCTGGCAATCTGGAAACTTTGGCTTTACCACGGATGATGTAAACAACATGAAGCAGCAACAGCCAGTAAAGCGTGAAGCCAGTACAACAGCAATAATCAAGAGATTAATTACTTATTTGCCATATGCTCCAATGGAGGCCATTAGCTTTCCTTTTCTTCAATTATATTCCAGGTGGTTTCACTAG
- a CDS encoding PqqD family protein, whose product MRLRTDLTLRKLGDEYLIVDPGQDMIDMSKVYTLNDTAAQVWQALQGKEFELDTVVEILTSHFEVNKEIATQDASVLVEELDKQGLVCK is encoded by the coding sequence ATGAGACTTAGAACAGATTTAACATTACGGAAATTGGGAGATGAATACTTAATTGTCGATCCTGGACAAGACATGATCGATATGTCTAAAGTGTATACCCTCAACGATACGGCAGCACAAGTATGGCAAGCTCTACAAGGTAAAGAGTTCGAGCTGGATACGGTTGTAGAAATCTTGACGTCGCACTTTGAAGTTAACAAAGAAATAGCAACTCAAGACGCGTCGGTGTTAGTTGAAGAATTGGATAAACAAGGGCTTGTTTGCAAATAG
- a CDS encoding S24/S26 family peptidase: protein MGDEKGVRIVVNDLFFEQVKDWLRQSKKVKIPVVGHSMFPTFKNGDKVLLAPVSKVQLGDVVLATYNKTYVLHRVVGWNRSAVRLVGDGNVGQIEFVSKTEIWARVVGTYRENLEIERTNLKWRLFGLCWYVLRPVRIVVMRCGILKTKLNKENDYET from the coding sequence ATGGGCGACGAAAAGGGGGTCAGGATAGTCGTGAATGACTTGTTTTTTGAACAAGTGAAAGACTGGTTGAGACAAAGCAAAAAGGTGAAAATTCCGGTAGTAGGACACAGTATGTTTCCGACCTTTAAAAACGGAGATAAAGTCCTTTTAGCACCTGTTTCTAAGGTTCAGTTGGGGGATGTTGTATTGGCCACCTATAATAAGACTTATGTCTTACATCGTGTAGTCGGATGGAATAGGTCTGCTGTACGATTAGTAGGTGACGGCAATGTCGGTCAGATTGAGTTCGTTAGCAAAACAGAAATCTGGGCTCGGGTAGTAGGTACATACCGAGAAAACCTAGAAATTGAGAGAACAAATTTGAAATGGCGGCTTTTTGGACTTTGCTGGTATGTATTACGGCCAGTAAGAATTGTCGTCATGCGATGTGGAATATTAAAAACTAAACTTAATAAAGAAAATGATTATGAGACTTAG
- a CDS encoding glycosyltransferase: MDNKETLRVLQLGKFYPIRGGVEKVMYELMLGLSERKIQCDMLCAATEGHAAGVTVLNSYAKLMVMPTLLKLSATMLAPRMITVLRKIAKDYQIVHIHHPDPMACLALFLSGFKGTVVLHWHADILKQKLLLKLYSPLQRWLIKRADKIVGTTPVYVEQSPFLKKVQYKIDYIPIGILPMERKDIDAACIRAKYSAKYIIFSLGRLVEYKGYEYLIRSAQHLDERYQVLIGGKGPLKEELHMLINTLGLANRVFLLGFLTDEETLSHFAASDVFCMSSIWKTEAFGIVQIEAMSLGIPVVSTSIAASGVSWVNKHGQSGLVVPPQNEMALANAIKEVCEYPDSKNKLKKGSFERFEENFTRDKMIDKCLQVYKNP, encoded by the coding sequence ATGGATAATAAAGAGACACTTCGGGTATTGCAGTTAGGCAAATTTTATCCCATCAGAGGTGGTGTGGAGAAAGTGATGTACGAGTTAATGCTTGGATTATCTGAAAGAAAGATACAATGTGATATGCTTTGTGCAGCTACAGAAGGACATGCTGCGGGTGTTACGGTACTCAATTCTTACGCAAAGCTGATGGTGATGCCTACTTTGTTGAAGCTGTCCGCAACGATGTTGGCGCCAAGGATGATTACCGTATTACGTAAAATTGCAAAGGATTACCAGATTGTACATATTCATCATCCCGATCCAATGGCTTGCTTAGCATTATTTTTGTCAGGATTTAAAGGTACTGTTGTGTTGCATTGGCATGCTGATATCCTCAAACAAAAGCTTTTGTTAAAGTTATATAGCCCCTTGCAAAGATGGTTAATCAAAAGAGCCGATAAGATTGTAGGTACAACGCCTGTATATGTGGAGCAATCCCCCTTTTTAAAGAAAGTACAGTACAAAATCGATTATATTCCTATCGGCATATTACCCATGGAGCGTAAAGACATCGATGCCGCATGTATTCGTGCTAAGTATTCTGCAAAGTATATTATATTTTCTTTGGGACGTCTAGTGGAATATAAAGGGTATGAGTACTTAATTCGATCAGCGCAGCACCTAGATGAGCGTTACCAAGTATTGATAGGAGGAAAAGGACCGCTAAAGGAGGAATTACATATGCTGATCAATACTCTAGGCTTAGCGAACAGAGTCTTTTTGTTGGGCTTCTTGACCGATGAAGAAACTTTGTCCCATTTCGCCGCGTCCGATGTATTCTGCATGAGCTCCATTTGGAAAACGGAGGCATTCGGCATCGTACAGATCGAAGCGATGAGTTTAGGGATACCCGTCGTTTCTACTTCTATTGCGGCATCAGGGGTAAGCTGGGTAAATAAGCATGGGCAGTCCGGGCTAGTAGTCCCTCCACAAAATGAAATGGCATTAGCCAATGCAATCAAGGAAGTTTGTGAGTATCCTGACTCAAAGAATAAATTAAAAAAAGGCAGTTTTGAAAGGTTCGAAGAAAACTTTACGCGGGATAAAATGATCGATAAATGCCTTCAAGTTTATAAAAACCCTTAA
- a CDS encoding glycosyltransferase family 4 protein gives MKTIVVSAVNLNVGGTLTILRDCLQYLSLLARQEGYRVIAIVHKKELADYPYIEYIENQWPKKRWINRLWFEYVSLKKVSRQIGDITLWLSLHDTTPNVFAKSQAVYCHNPFPFYKWSWRECLLAPKIVMFSLFSSWIYKKGIRKNKAVIVQQQWLRDEFFHRYGLSADRVILALPDVPQIDVSSIDSEKKRTKNFRFICASSANSHKNFECLCQATKILEQRALSIDFEVCLTISGDENNYARWLYRKWGRSVKALKFIGFQNRKSLFSYYKDSECLIFPSKVETWGLPISEFAVFDKPMLLSDTSYARETAAGSNRISFFDADNPIQLAEQMRRMLEKDTSFLAPIPSVRISDPVSHNWEETFQLLLKEENNASIGEGRVRQEDQALALGSSEGVSSSIIGISHG, from the coding sequence ATGAAGACAATTGTCGTATCAGCAGTTAATTTGAATGTCGGAGGAACATTGACCATTCTGCGAGATTGTTTGCAGTATTTGTCGCTGTTGGCTAGGCAGGAAGGTTATCGTGTTATCGCTATTGTCCATAAAAAAGAGTTAGCAGATTACCCTTATATTGAATATATCGAAAACCAGTGGCCAAAGAAGCGATGGATAAATCGATTATGGTTTGAATATGTATCTCTAAAAAAGGTGTCTAGACAGATCGGTGATATAACCCTGTGGCTTTCATTACATGATACTACGCCTAATGTATTCGCAAAGAGTCAAGCCGTGTATTGTCATAATCCTTTTCCTTTTTACAAATGGAGTTGGCGTGAGTGCTTGCTGGCACCTAAGATTGTAATGTTTTCGCTGTTTTCAAGTTGGATATACAAAAAGGGAATACGCAAGAATAAGGCCGTAATCGTACAACAACAGTGGCTTAGAGATGAGTTTTTTCATCGGTATGGACTATCAGCGGATAGAGTGATTTTGGCTTTGCCAGATGTGCCTCAAATCGATGTGTCGTCTATCGATAGTGAAAAAAAACGTACAAAGAACTTTCGTTTTATATGTGCTTCTTCTGCAAATAGCCATAAGAATTTTGAATGCTTGTGCCAAGCTACGAAAATTTTAGAACAGCGGGCTTTATCGATAGATTTTGAGGTGTGCTTGACGATTTCAGGTGATGAAAATAATTACGCAAGATGGTTATACCGCAAATGGGGACGTTCTGTAAAAGCACTTAAATTCATCGGATTCCAAAATCGAAAATCCCTTTTTTCATACTATAAAGATAGTGAATGCCTGATATTTCCGTCAAAGGTAGAGACTTGGGGGCTTCCTATTTCCGAATTCGCCGTCTTTGACAAGCCTATGTTGCTTAGTGATACATCTTATGCCAGAGAAACAGCAGCTGGAAGTAATCGCATTTCATTTTTTGATGCTGATAATCCTATTCAATTGGCGGAACAGATGAGAAGGATGTTGGAAAAGGATACTTCTTTTTTAGCCCCGATACCTTCGGTCCGAATATCCGATCCTGTTTCTCACAATTGGGAGGAAACTTTTCAACTTTTACTGAAAGAGGAAAACAACGCATCTATAGGCGAGGGGCGAGTAAGACAGGAAGATCAAGCTTTAGCATTGGGAAGTTCAGAAGGTGTAAGTAGTAGCATAATAGGCATTTCACATGGATAA
- a CDS encoding glycosyltransferase family 4 protein, translating to MERVLSNKANYLANNGYDVGVITTDQKEKLPYFFMDPRIIQHDLGINYSDNEGKSLWRKVLSYVLKQKQHRKKLTAILKEWQADIVISMFDHEVTLLHQIEDGSSKVLEIHFSRFKRLQYDKKGVWALVNKWRSWQDLRLAKRYDKFVVLTEEDRNYWGQLRNLAVIPNSNSFETVETAVLKNKRAIAVGRFDYQKGFDELIQIWQKIQNSYPGWCLDIVGEGPLEASYSLMIEKLGLQNAVFLRPPEKDIKKTYLKYSFLVMTSRYEGFGMVLTEAQVCGLPVIAYACKCGPRDIIVDGVNGFLIEDRDGQKMESRIAQLIDDELLREDMGVLGKMMSSRFSEKQVMLRWSDLFNNIVANSVNSKNRRR from the coding sequence ATGGAACGAGTCCTAAGTAATAAGGCCAATTATTTAGCGAATAATGGATATGACGTAGGGGTAATCACGACGGACCAAAAGGAAAAGCTACCTTACTTTTTTATGGATCCAAGAATTATCCAGCATGATTTAGGAATAAATTACAGTGATAATGAAGGGAAATCGCTCTGGAGGAAAGTGCTTTCGTACGTACTCAAACAAAAACAACATCGTAAAAAGTTAACCGCTATTTTGAAGGAGTGGCAAGCGGATATCGTAATCTCCATGTTTGATCATGAGGTGACCCTTTTACATCAGATTGAAGATGGTAGTAGTAAAGTGCTGGAAATCCATTTTTCAAGATTTAAGCGTTTGCAATACGATAAGAAGGGGGTATGGGCGCTGGTCAATAAGTGGCGCAGTTGGCAGGATTTGCGATTGGCCAAGCGCTATGACAAATTTGTCGTATTGACTGAAGAAGATCGAAACTATTGGGGACAATTGCGCAACCTAGCCGTAATACCTAATAGTAATAGCTTTGAGACAGTAGAAACAGCAGTTCTAAAGAACAAAAGAGCTATTGCTGTTGGACGATTCGACTATCAAAAGGGATTTGATGAGCTAATTCAAATTTGGCAAAAAATTCAGAATAGCTATCCTGGTTGGTGTCTTGATATCGTTGGGGAAGGACCCTTAGAAGCGTCTTACAGCTTGATGATAGAAAAGTTAGGACTTCAAAATGCTGTGTTTCTGCGGCCTCCAGAAAAGGATATTAAAAAGACATATTTGAAATACTCTTTTCTAGTGATGACTTCTCGATACGAAGGGTTTGGAATGGTGCTGACGGAGGCTCAGGTGTGTGGACTACCCGTTATAGCTTATGCTTGTAAATGTGGACCACGCGATATCATAGTGGACGGGGTGAATGGTTTTTTGATTGAAGATCGTGATGGACAAAAAATGGAAAGTCGTATTGCGCAACTTATAGATGATGAGTTATTAAGAGAGGATATGGGAGTGTTAGGGAAAATGATGTCATCCCGTTTTTCAGAAAAGCAGGTGATGCTGCGATGGAGTGACTTATTTAATAATATAGTAGCTAACAGCGTAAATTCAAAAAATAGAAGAAGATGA